In Xanthomonas sp. SI, the following are encoded in one genomic region:
- a CDS encoding STN domain-containing protein, which translates to MPDHDYDMPAARFDETAQQLAHATGCGIVYDDQSLSPVQVNAVKGRISIRQAIHQAIDGTAIRVKQETADTIAVGRR; encoded by the coding sequence ATGCCCGACCACGATTACGACATGCCGGCCGCACGCTTCGACGAAACCGCGCAGCAGCTGGCGCATGCCACCGGTTGCGGCATCGTCTACGACGACCAGTCGCTGTCGCCGGTGCAGGTCAATGCGGTGAAGGGCCGGATCAGCATCCGCCAGGCGATCCACCAGGCCATCGACGGCACCGCGATCCGTGTCAAGCAGGAAACCGCCGATACGATCGCCGTCGGCCGCCGCTGA
- a CDS encoding Gfo/Idh/MocA family oxidoreductase, producing MSLSSPNRRRVLVAGLSAAGAGLLGSPLWAAPRGKPKKPLGVALVGLGDYASNRLAPGLALTRHCRLAGIVTGSPHKIPQWQSRYRIPDRNVYSYDELERIADNPDIDVVYVVTPTYLHAPLSLRAAAAGKHVWCEKPMAMHADEAQSMIAACARNKVRLSIGYRMQHEPNTRRIIALAGERPFGALRTVRAEAGYNGYGDTDPAQRPWRLRAQFGGGAMYDMGVYSLNAARYTVGAEPLAVSAHRSTDRPALFDEVDEHMQFKLEFPHEVLADCATSFGRSMNRLRAECERGWYELAPFQSYDGIRGSASDGRVFDAKVRHQQALQMDEDALAILDGTPLRAPGEEGLRDMRVIDAIQRSAREGGKRIVL from the coding sequence ATGTCGCTGTCCTCGCCGAATCGTCGCCGTGTGCTTGTCGCCGGATTGTCCGCGGCGGGCGCAGGCCTGTTGGGATCGCCGCTGTGGGCGGCGCCACGCGGCAAGCCGAAGAAACCGCTGGGGGTGGCGCTGGTCGGGCTGGGCGACTACGCCAGCAACCGCCTGGCACCGGGCCTGGCGCTGACCAGGCATTGCCGGCTGGCCGGCATCGTCACCGGCTCGCCGCACAAGATTCCGCAGTGGCAGTCGCGCTACCGCATTCCCGATCGCAACGTCTACAGCTACGACGAGCTGGAGCGCATCGCCGACAACCCGGACATCGACGTGGTCTACGTGGTCACGCCGACCTATCTGCATGCGCCGCTGAGCCTGCGTGCGGCCGCCGCCGGCAAGCACGTGTGGTGCGAGAAGCCGATGGCGATGCATGCCGACGAGGCGCAGTCGATGATCGCCGCCTGCGCGCGCAACAAGGTGCGGCTGAGCATCGGCTACCGCATGCAGCACGAGCCGAACACGCGGCGGATCATCGCGCTGGCCGGCGAGCGCCCGTTCGGCGCGCTGCGCACGGTGCGTGCCGAGGCCGGCTACAACGGCTACGGCGACACCGATCCGGCGCAGCGGCCGTGGCGGCTGCGCGCGCAGTTCGGCGGCGGCGCGATGTACGACATGGGCGTGTATTCGCTCAATGCGGCGCGCTACACGGTCGGCGCCGAACCGCTGGCGGTCAGCGCGCACCGTTCCACCGACCGGCCGGCGCTGTTCGACGAGGTCGACGAACACATGCAGTTCAAGCTGGAATTCCCGCACGAAGTGCTCGCCGACTGCGCCACCAGCTTCGGCCGCAGCATGAACCGGCTGCGCGCCGAGTGCGAGCGCGGCTGGTACGAACTGGCGCCGTTCCAGAGCTACGACGGCATCCGCGGCAGCGCCAGCGACGGCCGCGTGTTCGACGCGAAGGTGCGCCACCAGCAGGCGCTGCAGATGGACGAGGACGCGCTGGCGATCCTCGACGGCACGCCGCTGCGCGCGCCGGGCGAGGAAGGCCTGCGCGACATGCGCGTGATCGACGCGATCCAGCGTTCGGCGCGCGAGGGTGGCAAGCGGATCGTGCTGTAG
- a CDS encoding SMP-30/gluconolactonase/LRE family protein, with amino-acid sequence MSIRLPFLAAAGAALLLACATASAANADLFRARDLIGDGVFTHGIEGPASGPDGALYVVNFGHEGSIGRISFATDGSAQAALFVDLPAGSIGNGIRFDRAGRMYVADYAQHRILRIALDSKRIEVYATLPGAFQPNDIAMAADGTLYASDPDWKGNGGQLWRIDRDRSAHLIETGMGTTNGIEVSPDGKRLYVDESVQRKIWVYDRAGDGTLSNKRLLLAFPDFGLDGMRCDADGNLYLARYDAGKVLVLDPAGKVLHTIATKGGKPTNVAFGGKDGRDVYVTLQDRGAIETFRSDRPGREYGR; translated from the coding sequence ATGTCCATTCGCCTGCCGTTTCTTGCCGCTGCCGGCGCGGCGCTGCTGCTCGCCTGCGCCACGGCCTCCGCAGCGAATGCCGACCTGTTCCGCGCCCGCGACCTGATCGGCGACGGCGTGTTCACCCACGGCATCGAAGGCCCGGCGAGCGGCCCGGACGGCGCGCTGTACGTGGTCAACTTCGGCCACGAGGGCAGCATCGGCCGGATCAGCTTCGCCACCGATGGCAGTGCACAGGCGGCGCTGTTCGTGGACCTGCCCGCGGGCAGCATCGGCAATGGCATCCGCTTCGACCGTGCCGGGCGCATGTACGTGGCCGACTACGCCCAGCACCGCATCCTGCGCATCGCACTGGACAGCAAGCGCATCGAGGTCTACGCCACGCTGCCCGGCGCGTTCCAGCCGAACGACATCGCGATGGCGGCGGACGGCACCCTGTACGCCAGCGACCCGGACTGGAAAGGCAACGGTGGCCAGCTGTGGCGCATCGACCGCGACCGCAGCGCGCACCTGATCGAGACCGGCATGGGCACCACCAACGGCATCGAGGTCAGCCCCGACGGCAAGCGCCTGTACGTCGACGAGAGCGTGCAGCGCAAGATCTGGGTCTACGACCGCGCCGGCGACGGCACGCTGTCCAACAAACGCCTGCTGCTGGCGTTCCCCGATTTCGGCCTGGACGGCATGCGCTGCGACGCCGACGGCAATCTGTACCTGGCCCGCTACGACGCCGGCAAGGTGCTGGTGCTCGATCCAGCCGGCAAGGTCCTGCACACGATCGCCACCAAGGGCGGCAAGCCCACCAACGTGGCCTTCGGCGGCAAGGACGGGCGCGACGTGTACGTGACCCTGCAGGATCGCGGCGCGATCGAGACCTTCCGCAGCGATCGGCCCGGGCGCGAATACGGGCGTTAG
- a CDS encoding EF-hand domain-containing protein, producing MHYSSSLAAFLLAAAIVPAAAQNLNATSSVVTEPLRDVPASIVQAQPLSSGEVTHQVRLDVPHGQAPVTVRTVQPDNVAGNYRIDFDALDSDHDGYISRSEAQANPALADEFDSMDPQRRGRLSREQLTGWLK from the coding sequence ATGCACTACAGTTCGTCCCTCGCCGCCTTTCTGCTCGCCGCCGCCATCGTCCCGGCCGCCGCGCAGAACCTCAACGCCACCTCGAGCGTCGTCACCGAACCGTTGCGCGACGTGCCGGCGAGCATCGTGCAGGCGCAGCCGCTGAGCAGCGGCGAGGTGACCCACCAGGTGCGACTCGACGTCCCGCATGGCCAGGCGCCTGTCACCGTGCGCACGGTCCAGCCCGACAACGTCGCCGGCAACTACCGCATCGACTTCGACGCGCTGGACAGCGACCACGACGGCTACATCAGCCGCAGCGAAGCGCAGGCCAATCCGGCACTGGCCGACGAATTCGATTCGATGGACCCGCAACGGCGCGGACGCCTGAGCCGCGAGCAGTTGACCGGCTGGCTCAAGTAG
- a CDS encoding UbiH/UbiF family hydroxylase, whose protein sequence is MSRRGVLDVVVVGGGVVGAACALALAAEGLAVALVEGREPPRWSPAEPDLRVYAFAPDNAALLQALGVWPQVLARRAQAYRRMRVWDAGGGGELDFDADALGRDQLGWIVEHALLVEQLWAALPAAGVQLHCPARVEAVEMAEERVRLRLDDGSRLDARLAIAADGADSTLRGLAGLDAPAHDYGQRGVVAFVQTDVPHQDTAWQRFLPGGPLAFLPFADGRSSIVWTLPEAEATRVLALDDAAFGAELTQAFGARLGAVRALSPRVGFPLRRQLVEDYHRGRLLVLGDAAHVVHPLAGQGVNLGLRDVAALAAQVRQAQARRVDWSAPHRLARWARGRRSDNTVAAYGFDAINRVFSNDEMHLTLLRGPLLGLAGKLPLLMHGFWKRASGV, encoded by the coding sequence ATGAGTCGGCGCGGCGTGCTGGACGTGGTGGTGGTCGGCGGCGGCGTGGTCGGCGCCGCCTGCGCGTTGGCGCTGGCCGCCGAAGGCCTGGCGGTGGCGCTGGTCGAGGGTCGCGAGCCGCCGCGCTGGTCGCCGGCCGAGCCGGACCTGCGCGTGTACGCGTTCGCCCCGGACAACGCCGCGCTGCTGCAGGCGCTGGGCGTGTGGCCGCAGGTGCTGGCGCGGCGCGCACAGGCCTACCGGCGCATGCGCGTGTGGGATGCCGGTGGCGGCGGCGAGTTGGACTTCGATGCCGATGCGCTGGGCCGCGATCAGTTGGGCTGGATCGTCGAGCATGCGTTGCTGGTCGAACAATTATGGGCGGCGCTGCCGGCGGCCGGGGTGCAACTGCACTGCCCGGCGCGGGTCGAGGCGGTGGAAATGGCGGAGGAGCGCGTGCGCCTGCGCCTGGACGACGGCAGCCGGCTCGACGCGCGCCTGGCCATCGCCGCCGACGGCGCCGATTCCACGCTGCGCGGCCTGGCTGGGCTGGACGCCCCGGCGCACGACTACGGCCAGCGCGGCGTGGTCGCCTTCGTGCAGACCGACGTGCCGCACCAGGACACCGCTTGGCAGCGCTTCCTGCCCGGCGGCCCGCTGGCGTTCCTGCCGTTCGCCGACGGCCGCAGTTCGATCGTGTGGACGCTGCCCGAGGCCGAGGCGACGCGGGTGCTGGCGCTGGACGACGCCGCATTCGGCGCCGAGCTGACCCAGGCCTTCGGCGCGCGGTTGGGCGCAGTGCGCGCGCTGTCGCCGCGGGTCGGTTTCCCGCTGCGCCGGCAACTGGTGGAGGACTACCACCGCGGCCGCCTGCTGGTGCTGGGCGATGCCGCGCACGTGGTGCATCCGCTGGCCGGGCAGGGCGTCAACCTCGGCCTGCGCGACGTCGCCGCGCTGGCCGCGCAGGTGCGCCAGGCGCAGGCACGGCGGGTCGACTGGTCGGCGCCGCACCGGCTGGCGCGCTGGGCGCGCGGCCGCCGCAGCGACAACACCGTGGCCGCCTACGGCTTCGATGCGATCAACCGGGTGTTCTCCAACGACGAGATGCACCTGACCCTGCTGCGCGGCCCGCTGCTGGGCCTGGCCGGCAAGCTGCCGCTGCTGATGCATGGATTCTGGAAGCGCGCTTCGGGGGTGTAG
- a CDS encoding AraC family transcriptional regulator, which translates to MRCLSACRGPLRPPRRHSCHSRQRRAFQRHCRHVSVAPMSPAPTLSLRSYGRDGHAHQHAHVQIVLPLQGELEIEVGGRGSRLDAFRAAVVAPHTSHAQSAQGDNRFLVLDCDAAAFDDDALERLQRAPFLDLPPQLQRLLASLDPVQPGTGAAACAALALRQLRTQRRAWVRLQELCLRIEDAPGQPWPVERMAQAAHLSVSRLHALFREALGRTPQAWLSARRLDWVRRQLAYGERPIAQLALDSGYADQSALTRALRRQTGHTPAAYRRRHRAATVAPDQ; encoded by the coding sequence ATGCGCTGCCTGAGCGCATGCCGTGGGCCGCTGCGGCCGCCTCGGCGCCACAGTTGCCACAGCCGCCAGCGCCGCGCTTTCCAACGGCATTGCCGGCACGTTAGCGTAGCGCCCATGTCGCCCGCCCCCACCCTGAGCCTGCGCAGCTACGGCCGCGACGGCCATGCCCACCAGCACGCCCACGTGCAGATCGTGCTGCCGCTGCAGGGCGAGCTGGAGATCGAGGTGGGTGGACGCGGCAGCCGCCTGGATGCGTTCCGCGCGGCCGTCGTCGCACCGCACACCTCGCACGCGCAGTCGGCACAAGGCGACAACCGCTTCCTGGTGCTGGACTGCGATGCGGCCGCGTTCGACGACGACGCACTGGAACGCCTGCAGCGCGCGCCCTTCCTCGACCTGCCGCCGCAACTGCAACGCCTGTTGGCCTCGCTCGACCCCGTGCAGCCCGGCACCGGCGCTGCGGCCTGCGCAGCGCTGGCGCTGCGCCAGCTGCGCACGCAGCGCCGCGCATGGGTGCGGCTGCAGGAACTGTGCCTGCGCATCGAGGACGCCCCGGGCCAGCCGTGGCCGGTGGAACGCATGGCGCAGGCCGCGCACCTGAGCGTGAGCCGCCTGCATGCGCTGTTCCGCGAAGCGCTGGGGCGCACGCCGCAGGCATGGCTGTCGGCACGGCGGCTGGACTGGGTGCGGCGGCAACTGGCGTATGGCGAGCGCCCGATCGCGCAACTGGCGCTGGACAGCGGCTATGCCGACCAGAGCGCGCTGACCCGCGCGCTGCGGCGCCAGACCGGACACACGCCTGCCGCCTATCGCCGACGCCATCGGGCGGCCACCGTGGCGCCGGACCAGTAG
- the rlmM gene encoding 23S rRNA (cytidine(2498)-2'-O)-methyltransferase RlmM produces the protein MNGLLCYCRQGFEPELAAELNDRAARADLPAYARTERNSGYALLVCETALPPRALPWRGLIFARQKLRLLAELRELDPADRIAPMLQALAGHSRFGDLWVEHPDSDEGKQLSGLARSFGNALRPALRKAGLLSDKPQPKLPRLHVCFLAGTHALLAVADSDDSAPWPLGIPRLKLLSEAPSRSALKLEEALLALLAPEEREALLKPGMRAADLGAAPGGWTWVLTRQHLHVTSVDNGPLRQHVLDSGLVDHLRADGFHWKPPQALDWMVCDMVEQPRRVAERMGTWFREGWCRHAIFNLKLPMKKRWDETQLCLDLFAERAERPLQIRAKQLYHDREEITVLAMPA, from the coding sequence CTGAACGGCCTGCTGTGCTACTGCCGGCAAGGCTTCGAGCCCGAACTGGCGGCCGAACTGAACGATCGCGCCGCGCGCGCCGACCTGCCGGCCTACGCGCGCACCGAACGCAACAGCGGCTACGCGCTGCTGGTCTGCGAGACCGCCTTGCCGCCGCGCGCGCTGCCGTGGCGCGGGCTGATCTTCGCGCGGCAGAAACTGCGCCTGCTGGCCGAACTGCGCGAACTGGACCCAGCCGACCGGATCGCGCCGATGCTGCAGGCGCTGGCCGGGCACAGCCGCTTCGGCGACCTGTGGGTGGAGCACCCGGATTCGGACGAAGGCAAGCAGCTGTCCGGGCTGGCGCGCAGTTTCGGCAATGCGCTGCGTCCGGCGCTGCGCAAGGCCGGCCTGCTCAGCGACAAGCCGCAGCCGAAGCTGCCGCGCCTACACGTGTGCTTCCTCGCCGGCACCCACGCCTTGCTGGCCGTCGCCGACAGCGACGACAGCGCGCCGTGGCCGCTGGGCATTCCGCGCCTGAAGCTGCTGTCGGAGGCGCCCTCGCGCTCGGCGCTGAAACTGGAAGAAGCGCTGCTGGCGCTGCTGGCGCCGGAAGAGCGCGAGGCGCTGCTCAAGCCCGGCATGCGCGCCGCCGACCTGGGCGCCGCGCCCGGCGGCTGGACCTGGGTGCTGACCCGCCAGCACCTGCACGTGACCAGCGTCGACAACGGCCCGCTGCGCCAGCACGTGCTCGACAGCGGCCTGGTCGATCATCTGCGCGCCGACGGTTTCCACTGGAAGCCGCCGCAGGCGCTGGACTGGATGGTCTGCGACATGGTCGAACAGCCGCGCCGCGTCGCCGAACGCATGGGCACCTGGTTCCGCGAAGGCTGGTGCCGGCACGCGATCTTCAACCTCAAGCTGCCGATGAAGAAGCGCTGGGACGAGACCCAGCTGTGCCTGGACCTGTTCGCCGAACGCGCCGAGCGCCCGCTGCAGATCCGCGCCAAGCAGCTCTACCACGACCGCGAAGAGATCACCGTGCTGGCGATGCCGGCCTGA
- the comJ gene encoding competence protein ComJ: MKSNAQTVDLLISHSQIQFRARAFDEAACRWGKLNLEQGAILHRDYVVFDPLPEDAFGANVHLKLEAAFSPDPGAQRCIVAPFHVADAEHVEVASAAERFKLDLALEARDYALYFEVCEGEEIFYRITLVPADGHVAARYLLDDPWGGEKDKPLLEGLR, translated from the coding sequence GTGAAAAGCAATGCGCAAACCGTCGATCTATTGATCTCCCACAGCCAGATCCAGTTCCGCGCACGGGCTTTCGACGAGGCGGCGTGCCGGTGGGGCAAGCTCAATCTGGAGCAGGGGGCGATTCTGCATCGCGACTATGTGGTGTTCGACCCGTTGCCCGAGGACGCGTTCGGCGCGAACGTGCACCTGAAACTGGAGGCCGCCTTCAGTCCCGATCCCGGCGCCCAGCGCTGCATCGTGGCGCCGTTCCATGTCGCCGATGCCGAGCACGTGGAAGTCGCATCCGCGGCCGAGCGGTTCAAGCTCGATCTCGCGCTGGAGGCGCGCGACTATGCGCTGTACTTCGAGGTCTGCGAGGGCGAAGAGATCTTCTACAGGATCACCCTGGTCCCAGCCGACGGCCACGTCGCCGCCCGATACCTGCTGGACGACCCGTGGGGCGGCGAGAAGGACAAGCCACTGCTGGAAGGGCTACGTTAG
- a CDS encoding glutamine--tRNA ligase/YqeY domain fusion protein, which translates to MSETPATDATAPAEKKDFIRQIVREDLASGKHAAIRTRFPPEPNGYLHIGHAKAICLDFGIAAEFAGRCNLRFDDTNPAKEDPEFVAAIQDDVRWLGFEWAELRHASDYFEVYYLAAEKLIRDGHAFVCDLSAEQVREYRGTLTEPGRNSPYRERSVEENLDLFRRMRAGEFPDGARTLRAKIDMTSGNINLRDPALYRIKHVEHQNTGNAWPIYPMYDFAHSLGDAVEGITHSLCTLEFEDHRPLYDWCVDKVDLTGHPELLQSLLDKGLPREAAKPRQIEFSRLNINYTVMSKRKLTQLVAEQLVDGWDDPRMYTLQGLRRRGYTPAALRLLVDRVGISKQNSVIDFSVLEGCLREDLDAAAPRRMAVIDPLKLVLGNLPEGHSETLVFSNHPKDERFGQREMPFSRELWIEREDFAEVPPKGWKRLVPGGEVRLRGAGIARVDEVIKNDAGEIVELRGWLDPESRPGMEGANRKVKGTIHWVSAAHALEAEIRLYDRLFSVEKPDDESDGKTYRDHLNPASKRSVRGYVEPAAAQAAPEQAFQFERSGYFVADRYDHNATTPVFNRSVTLRDTWTGGHGAA; encoded by the coding sequence GAAGAAAGACTTCATCCGCCAGATCGTCCGCGAGGACCTGGCCAGCGGCAAGCACGCGGCCATCCGCACCCGCTTCCCGCCAGAGCCCAACGGCTACCTGCACATCGGCCACGCCAAGGCGATCTGCCTGGATTTCGGCATCGCCGCCGAGTTCGCCGGGCGCTGCAACCTGCGCTTCGACGACACCAATCCGGCCAAGGAAGACCCCGAGTTCGTCGCCGCGATCCAGGACGACGTGCGCTGGCTGGGCTTCGAATGGGCCGAACTGCGCCATGCCTCGGACTACTTCGAGGTGTACTACCTGGCTGCCGAGAAGCTGATCCGCGACGGCCACGCCTTCGTCTGCGACCTCTCCGCCGAGCAGGTGCGCGAATACCGCGGCACGCTCACCGAGCCGGGCCGCAATTCGCCGTACCGCGAGCGCAGCGTAGAAGAGAACCTGGACCTGTTCCGGCGCATGCGCGCCGGCGAGTTCCCCGATGGCGCACGCACCCTGCGCGCCAAGATCGACATGACCAGCGGCAACATCAACCTGCGCGACCCGGCGCTGTACCGGATCAAGCACGTCGAGCACCAGAACACCGGCAACGCCTGGCCGATCTACCCGATGTACGACTTCGCGCACTCGCTGGGCGACGCGGTGGAAGGCATCACCCACTCGCTGTGCACGCTGGAATTCGAAGACCACCGCCCGCTGTACGACTGGTGCGTGGACAAGGTCGACCTGACCGGCCATCCCGAGCTGCTGCAGTCGCTGCTGGACAAGGGCCTGCCGCGCGAGGCGGCCAAGCCGCGGCAGATCGAGTTCTCGCGCCTGAACATCAACTACACGGTGATGAGCAAGCGCAAGTTGACCCAACTGGTGGCCGAGCAGCTGGTCGACGGCTGGGACGATCCGCGCATGTACACCCTGCAGGGCCTGCGCCGGCGCGGCTACACGCCGGCGGCGCTGCGCCTGCTGGTGGACCGGGTCGGCATCAGTAAGCAGAACTCGGTGATCGACTTCTCGGTGCTGGAAGGCTGCCTGCGCGAGGACCTGGATGCGGCCGCGCCGCGGCGCATGGCGGTGATCGACCCGCTCAAGCTGGTGCTGGGCAATCTGCCGGAGGGCCACAGCGAGACGCTGGTGTTCTCCAACCATCCCAAGGACGAGCGCTTCGGCCAGCGCGAGATGCCGTTCTCGCGCGAACTGTGGATCGAGCGCGAGGATTTCGCCGAGGTCCCGCCCAAGGGCTGGAAGCGGCTGGTGCCGGGCGGCGAAGTGCGCCTGCGCGGCGCCGGCATCGCCCGCGTCGACGAGGTGATCAAGAACGACGCCGGCGAGATCGTCGAACTGCGCGGCTGGCTGGATCCGGAATCGCGTCCCGGCATGGAAGGCGCCAACCGCAAGGTCAAGGGCACCATCCACTGGGTCAGCGCGGCGCATGCGCTGGAGGCGGAAATCCGCCTGTACGACCGCCTGTTCTCGGTGGAGAAGCCCGACGACGAATCCGACGGCAAGACCTACCGCGACCACCTCAACCCGGCCTCCAAGCGCAGCGTGCGCGGCTACGTGGAACCGGCCGCCGCGCAGGCCGCGCCGGAGCAGGCGTTCCAGTTCGAGCGCAGCGGCTACTTCGTCGCCGACCGCTACGACCACAACGCCACCACGCCGGTGTTCAACCGCAGCGTGACCCTGCGCGACACCTGGACCGGTGGCCACGGCGCAGCCTGA
- a CDS encoding nucleoside deaminase — protein MLYAQVHLTLPAWIHEAVDPQAVYPGDADKVALAVELSRLNVDAGSGGPFGAAVFGPDHRIISVGVNRVVPQTTSLAHAENMAYMLAQQRLQTPRLNAALSPVTLATSAQPCCQCYGATIWAGIDRLLIGASAEDVMALTPFDEGPLPADWIGELERRGIEVVRGLHRDAACAVLRRYGELDSPRY, from the coding sequence ATGCTCTACGCGCAAGTCCACCTCACCCTGCCCGCCTGGATCCACGAGGCGGTCGATCCGCAGGCGGTCTATCCCGGCGATGCCGACAAGGTGGCGCTGGCGGTGGAACTGTCGCGGCTGAACGTGGATGCCGGCAGCGGCGGTCCGTTCGGCGCGGCGGTGTTCGGCCCGGACCACCGCATCATCTCGGTCGGGGTGAACCGGGTGGTGCCGCAGACCACCTCGCTGGCGCACGCCGAGAACATGGCCTACATGCTCGCGCAGCAGCGCCTGCAGACGCCGCGGCTGAACGCGGCGCTGTCGCCGGTGACCCTGGCGACCTCGGCGCAACCGTGCTGCCAGTGCTACGGCGCCACCATCTGGGCCGGCATCGACCGCCTGCTGATCGGCGCCAGTGCCGAGGACGTGATGGCGCTGACCCCGTTCGACGAAGGCCCGCTGCCGGCGGACTGGATCGGCGAACTGGAGCGCCGCGGCATCGAGGTGGTGCGCGGCCTGCATCGCGACGCCGCCTGCGCGGTGTTGCGCCGCTACGGCGAGCTCGACAGCCCCCGCTACTGA
- a CDS encoding DMT family transporter — MRKRLWAGVGSGVAAGALWGLVFLAPQLLAGFSPLQLSVSRYLAYGSVAALLLAPRWRAATAALGAPEWWALLRLSLLGNIVYYVLLGSAVQWAGGAATALIIGLLPAVVTVLGSRAAGAMRLRRLAAPCALCVLGVALVAAQTLDAAHPAQTSVGTRAAGLACAVGALACWAAYSVKNAGWLARRPEISGRDWSMLTGVVTGALALTLAIPAFAFGHGHAAADWARFWGVAIVLGVFASVIGNACWNHASRLLPLTLVGQMIVFETVFALLYGFLWEARWPTPLETLAIACLLVGVLGCAWLHAPAPVRKPDATLG, encoded by the coding sequence ATGCGCAAGCGTTTGTGGGCGGGAGTGGGCAGCGGCGTGGCGGCCGGCGCGTTGTGGGGACTGGTGTTCCTGGCGCCGCAATTGCTGGCCGGGTTCTCGCCGCTGCAGCTGTCGGTGTCGCGCTACCTGGCCTACGGGTCGGTCGCCGCGCTGCTGCTCGCGCCGCGCTGGCGCGCCGCCACCGCTGCGCTCGGGGCGCCGGAATGGTGGGCGCTGCTGCGGCTGAGCCTACTCGGCAACATCGTCTACTACGTGTTGCTGGGCAGCGCGGTGCAATGGGCCGGCGGCGCGGCCACGGCCTTGATCATCGGCCTGCTGCCGGCGGTGGTCACCGTGCTCGGTTCGCGCGCGGCCGGCGCGATGCGGTTGCGCCGGCTGGCCGCGCCATGCGCGCTGTGCGTGCTCGGCGTGGCGCTGGTCGCGGCACAGACGCTCGACGCCGCGCACCCGGCGCAGACCAGCGTGGGCACGCGCGCGGCCGGGCTGGCGTGCGCGGTTGGCGCGCTGGCGTGCTGGGCGGCGTATTCGGTCAAGAACGCCGGCTGGCTCGCGCGCCGGCCCGAGATCTCCGGGCGCGACTGGTCGATGCTGACCGGCGTGGTCACCGGCGCATTGGCGCTGACCCTGGCGATCCCCGCGTTCGCGTTCGGCCACGGCCATGCGGCGGCGGACTGGGCGCGGTTCTGGGGCGTGGCGATCGTGCTGGGCGTGTTCGCCTCGGTGATCGGCAATGCCTGCTGGAATCACGCCAGCCGGCTGCTGCCGCTGACCCTGGTCGGGCAGATGATCGTGTTCGAAACCGTCTTCGCGCTGCTCTACGGTTTCCTGTGGGAGGCGCGCTGGCCCACCCCGCTGGAGACCCTGGCGATCGCCTGCCTGCTGGTGGGCGTGCTGGGGTGCGCCTGGCTGCACGCGCCTGCGCCGGTGCGCAAGCCGGATGCAACCTTGGGTTAA